A single window of Archangium gephyra DNA harbors:
- a CDS encoding B-box zinc finger protein — translation MAFAPDPPAFTSPRCPTHQRAAVATCVRCGTFLCGECTELLGESAYCASCSTFVREHGAASLALKLTLGLGIVALLTVPLAMLLPMNVVVDMGRATLVVPLLRRLPVLNGIAAGLGFWLSSRELRRLERVDFASPARSWARWTRGLSWLNLACVLLQVFLVLRLVLRLFAASQH, via the coding sequence GTGGCCTTCGCGCCAGACCCGCCCGCCTTCACCAGCCCCCGCTGCCCCACGCACCAGCGGGCCGCGGTCGCCACCTGTGTCCGCTGTGGCACCTTCCTGTGTGGCGAGTGCACCGAGCTGCTCGGTGAGTCCGCCTACTGCGCCTCCTGCAGCACCTTCGTCCGCGAGCACGGCGCCGCCTCCCTGGCGCTCAAGCTGACCCTCGGCCTGGGCATCGTCGCCCTCCTCACCGTGCCGCTCGCCATGCTCCTGCCGATGAACGTGGTGGTCGACATGGGCCGGGCCACCCTCGTCGTTCCCCTCCTGCGGCGGCTGCCCGTGCTCAATGGCATCGCCGCGGGGCTCGGCTTCTGGCTGTCGTCCCGCGAGCTGCGCCGCCTGGAGCGCGTGGACTTCGCCTCCCCCGCGCGCTCGTGGGCCCGGTGGACGCGGGGCCTGTCCTGGCTCAACCTCGCCTGCGTCCTGCTCCAGGTCTTCCTCGTGCTCCGGCTCGTGCTGCGACTCTTCGCCGCCAGCCAGCACTGA
- a CDS encoding sensor histidine kinase — translation MAQPHEGAPLEEPGERPRSEDLVLRDEQRFLYALALSCLPFWLVDSLSVGRPAWDTLALRLGWAGLTGAMGWGLRWVERPARRRAVRTLAGVVVPNLFLGLVVYRLGGTGSPLFSWIFVMPLMTLTVQRGELWQGVLSTLLPLVSAGTLMGLEGMAPRAMVTRLLLLVGAGAVGMQMSFFYGRLRQARVRAEHEQRAVQEALEASQARALQAERLAQVGRLAAGVAHEVKNPLAYVQANLRFLLEEWRQPTTGADDTEYTEALQETMQGVERIHQIVKDLTALSRAEETVAGVGRCELVPVVDASVRLASVRLKSLVRLAVEVPPEAVAKAEPRRLGQVLLNLLLNAADAIEDAKVQDGRVAVRAEVVGQWVRVVVEDNGPGITAENLPRLFTTFFTTKDPGKGTGLGLALSRQYVEAFGGTLRAENRPEGGARFIVELPVA, via the coding sequence ATGGCGCAGCCGCACGAAGGAGCCCCCCTGGAGGAGCCGGGGGAAAGGCCACGCAGTGAGGACCTGGTGCTCCGGGACGAGCAGCGGTTTCTCTATGCGCTGGCGCTCTCGTGTCTGCCGTTCTGGCTGGTGGACTCGTTGTCGGTGGGGAGGCCGGCGTGGGACACGCTGGCGCTGCGGCTGGGGTGGGCGGGGCTGACGGGGGCGATGGGCTGGGGGCTGCGGTGGGTGGAGCGGCCCGCGCGCCGCCGGGCCGTGCGGACGCTGGCGGGGGTGGTGGTGCCCAACCTCTTCCTGGGGCTGGTGGTGTACCGGCTGGGGGGGACGGGCAGTCCGCTCTTCAGTTGGATCTTCGTGATGCCGCTGATGACGCTCACGGTGCAGCGGGGCGAGCTGTGGCAGGGGGTGCTGAGCACGCTGTTGCCGCTGGTGTCCGCGGGGACGTTGATGGGGCTGGAGGGGATGGCGCCGCGGGCGATGGTGACGCGGTTGTTGCTGTTGGTGGGGGCGGGGGCGGTGGGGATGCAGATGAGCTTCTTCTACGGGCGGCTGCGGCAGGCGCGGGTGCGGGCGGAGCATGAGCAGCGGGCGGTGCAGGAGGCGCTGGAGGCATCGCAGGCGCGGGCGCTGCAGGCCGAGCGGCTGGCGCAGGTGGGGCGGCTGGCGGCGGGTGTGGCGCACGAGGTGAAGAACCCGCTGGCGTATGTGCAGGCCAACCTGCGCTTCCTGCTGGAGGAGTGGCGGCAGCCGACGACGGGTGCGGATGACACCGAGTACACCGAGGCCCTGCAGGAGACGATGCAGGGGGTGGAGCGCATCCATCAAATCGTGAAGGACCTCACGGCGCTGTCGCGGGCGGAGGAGACGGTGGCGGGGGTGGGGCGGTGCGAGCTGGTGCCGGTGGTGGACGCGAGCGTGCGGCTGGCATCGGTGCGGCTGAAGTCGCTGGTGCGGCTGGCGGTGGAGGTGCCACCGGAGGCGGTGGCGAAGGCGGAGCCGAGGCGATTGGGGCAGGTGTTGCTGAACCTGCTGTTGAACGCGGCGGACGCCATCGAGGACGCGAAGGTGCAGGACGGGCGGGTGGCGGTGCGCGCGGAGGTGGTGGGGCAGTGGGTGCGCGTGGTGGTGGAGGACAACGGGCCGGGAATCACGGCGGAGAACCTGCCGCGGCTCTTCACGACGTTCTTCACGACGAAGGACCCGGGGAAGGGGACGGGGCTGGGGCTGGCCCTGTCGCGCCAGTACGTGGAGGCCTTCGGAGGGACGCTGCGCGCGGAGAACCGCCCGGAGGGCGGCGCGCGCTTCATCGTGGAACTGCCGGTGGCGTGA
- a CDS encoding GIY-YIG nuclease family protein, with product MVRCRDGTLYTGATNNLERRVATHNKGRGAAYTRARLPVTLVWSEPAADRGAALRREAALKRLSRAEKLRLVGRVRR from the coding sequence ATGGTGCGCTGCCGGGACGGGACGCTCTACACCGGCGCCACCAACAACCTCGAACGCCGCGTGGCCACCCACAACAAGGGCCGGGGCGCCGCCTACACCCGCGCCCGCCTGCCGGTGACGCTCGTCTGGAGCGAGCCAGCGGCCGACCGGGGGGCCGCCCTTCGCCGCGAGGCCGCCCTCAAGCGTCTCTCACGTGCCGAGAAACTTCGTCTGGTGGGCCGGGTGCGCCGCTGA